In Cryptococcus deuterogattii R265 chromosome 4, complete sequence, a genomic segment contains:
- a CDS encoding peptidyl-prolyl cis-trans isomerase has protein sequence MSFARRFVSTASTMSQVYFDIAINNAPAGRITFKLFDDVVPKTARNFRELCTGQNGFGYAGSGFHRVIPQFMLQGGDFTNHNGTGGKSIYGNKFADENFKLRHDRPFLLSMANAGPNTNGSQFFITTVVTSWLDGKHVVFGEVTSGQDLVKKIESYGSDSGKPKAKVTITASGTV, from the exons CCAGGTTTACTTTGACATTGCCATCAACA ATGCCCCTGCCGGCCGAATCActttcaagctcttcgaCGATGTCGTCCCCAAGACTGCCCGAAACTTCCGAGAGCTCTGTACCGGCCAGAACGGCTTCGGTTACGCCGGCTCTGGTTTCCACCGAGTGATCCCCCAGTTCATGCTCCAGGGTGGTGAC TTCACCAACCACAACGGCACTGGCGGCAAGTCCATCTACGGCAACAAGTTCGCCGACGAGAACTTCAAGCTCCGTCACGACCgacctttcctcctctccatgGCCAACGCCGGTCCCAACACCAACGGCTCTcagttcttcatcactaCCGTCGTTACTTCTTGGCTCGATGGCAAGCACGTCGTCTTCGGTGAGGTCACCTCTGGCCAGGACCTCGTCAAGAAGATCGAGTCTTACGGCTCCGACTCCGGCA AGCCCAAAGCCAAGGTCACCATTACCGCCTCCGGCACTGTCTAA